The following are encoded together in the Bradymonas sediminis genome:
- a CDS encoding ATP-binding protein, with protein MSEEFSKRFAQDEATCGGVGQSEGWSLECDLQLLEITPAATLVVDTFGQIFRANQRAFELLKPSGNILLGTALRDYLLADSAEAFKHFFARLRESEGVQTCEMRLKTGANDVLQVLMQAKVVPKDGGQLLVFTLNDITEWRSADPESILIEERLRHSQKMEALGRLSAGVVHDFNNILTIITGYSRIVLDELEGSPERQHLQKIAHASGRAADLVSKMLLFARGEESGCERVLNLNDRVIAFEDLFKSLVSDEIRLEALLEPNLANIRADANQIDQVLMNLAMNARDAMDGSGVLSFETSVRFIGSDRPRHLAHLTPGQYVELRVCDTGCGMTPEDAERAFRPFFSTKGVGHGTGLGLATVRSIMHECGGEVELTTAPREGSCFALLFPAADSSIDNFSESLGFVMNMECEGTHIFVVNENPEVRELIVYVMEKQGYCVTQSCPTEALDKAQQAASPFTMVVIDRNLPKPLSRELLGGLRGLHPSIKTLFLSSQRTPSIFELGSAELQKPFTSHELCYAVQDLLNT; from the coding sequence ATGAGTGAAGAATTCTCGAAGCGCTTCGCCCAGGATGAGGCGACATGCGGCGGTGTGGGGCAGAGCGAGGGTTGGTCCCTGGAGTGCGACCTTCAGCTCCTGGAGATCACCCCCGCGGCGACTCTGGTTGTCGATACTTTCGGGCAGATATTTCGGGCGAATCAACGTGCTTTCGAGCTCCTGAAGCCGTCGGGTAATATCCTCTTGGGCACCGCCTTGCGGGACTATCTGCTCGCCGATTCCGCGGAGGCGTTCAAGCATTTCTTCGCACGTTTGCGCGAAAGCGAGGGCGTTCAGACCTGTGAGATGCGCCTTAAAACCGGGGCGAATGACGTGCTTCAAGTGCTGATGCAGGCCAAGGTCGTGCCCAAGGATGGGGGGCAATTGTTGGTCTTCACGCTGAACGATATCACTGAATGGCGCAGCGCCGATCCCGAGTCGATCCTCATCGAAGAGCGCCTGCGCCACTCTCAAAAGATGGAGGCGCTCGGGCGGCTGAGCGCCGGGGTCGTTCACGACTTTAATAATATTTTGACCATTATTACCGGCTATAGCCGCATCGTTCTTGACGAATTGGAGGGCTCCCCGGAGCGCCAACACCTGCAGAAGATCGCGCACGCAAGTGGGCGCGCGGCGGATTTGGTGTCCAAGATGTTGCTCTTTGCGCGCGGCGAGGAGTCGGGGTGCGAGCGCGTGCTCAATCTCAATGACCGGGTGATCGCCTTCGAGGATTTGTTCAAGAGTCTGGTCTCCGACGAGATTCGCTTGGAGGCGCTGCTCGAGCCGAACCTGGCAAATATTCGCGCCGATGCGAATCAGATCGACCAGGTGTTGATGAATCTGGCGATGAACGCGCGCGACGCGATGGACGGCAGCGGGGTCTTGTCATTCGAGACAAGCGTTCGTTTCATCGGCAGCGACCGACCCAGGCATCTGGCCCACCTTACCCCCGGCCAATATGTCGAGTTGAGGGTGTGTGACACCGGCTGCGGCATGACCCCGGAGGACGCCGAGCGAGCGTTTCGCCCGTTCTTTAGCACCAAGGGCGTCGGGCATGGCACGGGATTGGGGCTGGCGACGGTACGGAGCATCATGCACGAATGTGGCGGCGAAGTTGAGCTGACGACCGCCCCGCGCGAGGGTAGTTGCTTCGCGCTGCTCTTCCCCGCGGCCGACTCGAGTATCGACAACTTCAGCGAGAGCCTGGGCTTCGTTATGAACATGGAGTGCGAGGGCACGCATATTTTTGTGGTCAACGAGAACCCGGAGGTCCGCGAGCTTATCGTCTACGTGATGGAGAAGCAGGGCTATTGTGTTACCCAATCGTGCCCGACCGAGGCGCTCGACAAGGCGCAGCAGGCCGCGTCACCTTTCACGATGGTCGTGATTGACCGAAATCTACCAAAGCCCCTGAGCCGGGAGCTTTTGGGCGGGTTGCGCGGGCTGCATCCCTCAATCAAGACGTTGTTTTTGTCGAGCCAGCGCACGCCTAGTATCTTCGAGTTGGGGTCGGCGGAGCTGCAAAAGCCCTTTACCTCCCACGAGCTGTGCTACGCGGTGCAAGACCTGTTGAACACCTAA